CTTGACTCAGAATTAGAGTCCGGATGACTCCGGGATGATGAATCTGTAAAGTGAGTTGAGGAAGCGAGTCATCAATTGTTTCATTAGTCAGTATCTTGTCTGTCCCCCAGCAATCGATGCAGAATTTCAGAGGCAGTAGAGAAAACCGTTCGCTCAAGATATCTCGGATGCTGGTAGGAACACAAGAATATGACATAGTTGATTTAGCGTGTTAATGGTTATGTATCAGTAGCAATTGGGAATTTGGGATTTACTCTCACCCAACGGTGAGGCAACTTTATCCTGACGATGTATCGCAACAACGCCGAAATGGTACTAATGATGAGTTGACAACTCACCCATTCATATCTACAGACAAATAACCAATAATCACTAAGACTGCGTGCAAATTTTTCTACACCTGTCTAATCGGAGGTGAAACGACTGCGCGATCGCAGACTCGCCAAATCCATAAATATGGCGGTAGAAAATATAGCAATTCTCTATTGGATAGAGTATGGTTTAACCCCACTCCAACTCCTCTCCGCTTGTCCGGGAGGGATTCAATATACCCGTCTCCGTGAACGGAGACGGGTTGGGGGTGAGATTCTTGAGATTGCACTAAGAAGTGAAAACCCCTATAAACCTAATTTGTAGAGGCGGGTAATCCCCACTAAAAGTAGGGGCACGGCATTGCCGTGCCCCTAGGAAATTTTCGGATATCAGGGTGTAACGCTTTCTAACAACGCCTAACAACATTTTTGAGTTAGTCCAGGCGTTTTATATCAAAATGATATGCTTTCAGCAGCTAATGGATCAAATTCACCCACTATCCAACTGAAGAAGTGATGCTTTTCAGTTCGATTTCGCTTGAGGATGGAACTTTGACATTCCAGACAAGCCCTAGGCGATTGAGGGCGAGGATACCCAGCCAACCGAAATCAAGTTGCCACCATCTAAGTCCAAACTTTGCTGAGTGCTGGAAGGCATGGTGGTTATTGTGCCATCCTTCACCGAGGGTCATGATGGCGACGAAAAGGTTGTTCTTACTTAGATCGTCTGTGGGAAATTGGCGTTTCCCCCAAAGGTGGCAAACTGAGTTGACGCTAAAAGTAAATTGATGCAAGAGGAAAATCCGGATACCTCCTCCCCAGATTAAGCCTCTTAATGCTCCTGACCACGACCCGGTTAAGACTCCACCCAGAAGCGTCGGGATTAAGAGGGAAAGTAGCACCCAGAGGATGTAGAGCTGGTCGATTTTTTGGACAACTTTGTCACGATTGAGATCCGAGACATAGGGGTATGGGGGCGTCCAATCGACGTTTAGCAGCCAGCCAGTATGGGCGTGCCAAAAGCCTTGAACAACTCCCCAAAACCCTTCTCCGTGGATATTTGGTGAGTGGAAGTCTTGTTGAGTATCTGAGTAGAGGTGATGACAGCGATGGTGGCTCACCCAGCTGGCGACTGGGCCTTGACCTGCCATGCAGCCAGCGATCGCTAAAAAGGCCCGCACAAATGCCCCCGCCTGAAAGGCACGATGGGTGAAAAACCTGTGATAGCCCACAGTGATGCCAAAGAAAGTCAGGGCATACATTCCTACGAGTAGGCTCAGATCCAGCGGCTGGACCCCGCGTTCCCAGAAGATGATAGCCAGGGTCGCAGCAATAAATCCCACCACAGGCATGGCGACGACGATGACATTCAGTGTTTTCTGAAAATTGTTGATTTTAGAAGGATTGGAGAAAGAGATTGACACTTGTTTGGTTGAAATAGACTACTCGCGCAATAAAACTAAGAATATCTGATTGTTTGCCGTTAAATTCCCGAATAATTGTCCATTTTAGGGCTGATACGAGTCTGTTTCCATAAGCCTAAAGGAAGGTCTAAAGGAAGGTAATCGGGTCTACGGGTGTACCATTTTTACGGACTTCAAAGTGGAGATGGGGT
The Coleofasciculus sp. FACHB-1120 genome window above contains:
- a CDS encoding acyl-CoA desaturase; protein product: MSISFSNPSKINNFQKTLNVIVVAMPVVGFIAATLAIIFWERGVQPLDLSLLVGMYALTFFGITVGYHRFFTHRAFQAGAFVRAFLAIAGCMAGQGPVASWVSHHRCHHLYSDTQQDFHSPNIHGEGFWGVVQGFWHAHTGWLLNVDWTPPYPYVSDLNRDKVVQKIDQLYILWVLLSLLIPTLLGGVLTGSWSGALRGLIWGGGIRIFLLHQFTFSVNSVCHLWGKRQFPTDDLSKNNLFVAIMTLGEGWHNNHHAFQHSAKFGLRWWQLDFGWLGILALNRLGLVWNVKVPSSSEIELKSITSSVG